In Daucus carota subsp. sativus chromosome 4, DH1 v3.0, whole genome shotgun sequence, one DNA window encodes the following:
- the LOC108217262 gene encoding uncharacterized protein LOC108217262 has protein sequence MSTGASSDGLFRGIYDGCISGHDMDISNRPYHRNCGCALHKMRRNCTHALPKSKVSYPIRRAGSENSLALMVSGQSSPATPPANGEIGRTNSSSSLLSFYEDSADPYNKPGN, from the coding sequence ATGTCTACCGGAGCTTCTTCAGATGGACTTTTCCGCGGGATCTACGACGGCTGTATCTCCGGTCACGACATGGACATCAGCAACCGTCCGTACCACCGCAACTGCGGCTGCGCGTTGCACAAGATGCGCCGCAACTGCACGCACGCGCTGCCGAAGAGTAAGGTGTCGTATCCGATAAGGAGAGCTGGGAGCGAGAATTCACTGGCGCTGATGGTCTCCGGTCAGTCTTCTCCGGCGACGCCTCCGGCGAATGGAGAGATCGGGAGGACTAATTCCAGTTCGAGCTTGCTTTCGTTTTACGAAGACTCTGCTGATCCGTACAATAAGCCGgggaattaa
- the LOC108217261 gene encoding uncharacterized protein LOC108217261 yields MDVSDPKVLVDSGKTQIYNYIDGASLTEPQSLKHTYKQRAGLGSDNTSHRGLGFSEELGRIPSVPNSSQNCVPEEESSLSSLSFEEVETDFTYGDELSEGDDLLARIPSTEKNSGFLSLGGLKLYTEDISCSESVEDDDKVSDGESMESFESVESSGSSENDGMSDADSSIDEEVAEDYFVSIQGSKRFVNSDLLVGKFCHVIDDGISGSNDSDALQKFGGNHFQDASKECSLKKPQLGRKCSAKPGISCTNAWFSSLDDLMAMKDYKTVSKKKKHGSRFPLSRPSEAGKSKNFRRSPGKEKKLHKETIAHKRRERMIRHGVDLEQINKKIRQMVLNGDDILSFHPMHSRDCSQVRRLAALYCLQSGYQGSGKKRFVTVIRTESTCMPSASGRVHLKKLFRASEEDASIKGDRKLAKRGSKGLERGYAPYKSFKKPVDDSGTKEVEGKKKSKDKHSYAAQPVSFISSGIMHPESEIRTLNATETASTHHDKNNVTHSSSHGAFELHTTGFGSKMMAKMGYMEGEGLGKDSQGRAEVIEVVQRPKSLGLEANVHETSITSSVSSAAKAPKRVNKTPHKESQQFAAFEKHTKGFGSKLMAKMGFVEGTGLGRDCQGIVNPLVASRLPKSRGLGATGYN; encoded by the exons ATGGATGTCTCTGATCCTAAAGTGTTGGTTGATTCAGGGAAGACACAGATATATAACTATATTGACGGAGCATCACTCACAGAACCACAAAGCTTGAAACACACTTATAAGCAAAGAGCAGGGCTAGGGTCAGACAATACCTCACATAGAGGTCTGGGTTTTTCAGAAGAATTAGGGAGGATTCCAAGTGTCCCTAACTCATCTCAAAATTGTGTACCAGAAGAAGAATCTTCTCTGAGTTCACTATCCTTTGAGGAAGTGGAAACTGATTTTACTTATGGCGATGAACTAAGTGAGGGTGATGACTTGCTGGCTAGGATACCATCAACGGAGAAAAATTCTGGCTTTCTGTCACTTGGAGGGTTGAAGTTATACACCGAAGATATCTCATGCAGCGAAAGTGTGGAAGATGATGACAAGGTTTCTGATGGGGAAAGCATGGAGTCCTTTGAATCAGTGGAGTCCTCCGGATCATCTGAAAATGATGGCATGTCAGATGCTGATTCAAGTATTGATGAAGAGGTTGCAGAAGATTACTTTGTGAGTATTCAGGGGAGTAAAAGATTTGTTAATTCTGATCTTTTGGTAGGAAAATTTTGCCATGTCATTGATGATGGTATCTCTGGCAGCAATGATAGTGATGCTTTGCAGAAGTTTGGTGGGAATCATTTTCAAGATGCATCAAAGGAGTGTAGCTTGAAGAAGCCTCAATTAGGGAGGAAATGTAGTGCAAAACCGGGTATCTCTTGCACCAATGCTTGGTTTTCTTCTTTGGATGACCTTATGGCTATGAAGGATTACAAAACTGTTTCTAAGAAAAAGAAGCATGGTTCTAGGTTTCCTCTATCTAGGCCTTCTGAAGCTGGGAAGAGCAAAAATTTTAGGAGATCTCCAG GTAAGGAGAAGAAACTTCATAAAGAAACTATTGCTCATAAGCGTCGGGAGAGAATGATTCGCCACGGTGTTGATCTTGAGCAAATAAATAAG AAAATCCGCCAGATGGTTTTGAATGGAGATGATATATTATCGTTTCACCCTATGCACTCCCGAGATTGTTCCCAG GTCCGCAGATTGGCAGCACTATATTGCTTGCAGAGTGGATATCAAGGTTCAGGCAAGAAAAG ATTTGTTACAGTTATCCGAACAGAAAGCACATGCATGCCATCTGCAAGTGGCAGAGTCCACCTTAAGAAG TTATTCAGAGCTAGTGAAGAGGATGCATCAATCAAGGGTGATAGAAAACTAGCTAAAAGGGGATCAAAAGGACTTGAACGCGGGTATGCTCCTTATAAGTCATTCAAGAAACCAGTTGATGACAGTGGTACTAAAGAAGTGGAAGGAAAGAAAAAGAGTAAAGATAAGCATTCTTATGCTGCTCAGCCTGTGTCTTTTATCTCAAGTGGCATTATGCATCCTgaatcagagataagaactctCAACGCGACAGAGACAGCTAGCACTCATCATGACAAGAACAATGTCACTCACTCCTCAAGCCATGGCGCCTTTGAGTTGCACACCACAGGCTTCGGATCAAAGATGATGGCGAAGATGGGATATATGGAGGGCGAAGGTCTTGGAAAAGATTCTCAAGGCAGAGCAGAAGTCATCGAAGTGGTTCAGCGACCAAAATCACTTGGATTGGAAGCTAATGTTCACGAGACTAGTATCACGAGCTCAGTCAGCTCAGCTGCAAAGGCCCCTAAAAGAGTTAACAAAACACCCCACAAGGAGTCGCAACAGTTTGCAGCTTTTGAGAAGCACACGAAGGGATTTGGTTCCAAATTGATGGCCAAAATGGGATTTGTGGAGGGCACAGGCTTGGGAAGAGATTGTCAAGGCATAGTGAATCCTTTAGTTGCATCTCGACTACCCAAATCCCGAGGATTGGGTGCAACAGGATACAATTGA